In Meles meles chromosome 13, mMelMel3.1 paternal haplotype, whole genome shotgun sequence, the DNA window TGTTGAGAATAGAAATCACTCTGCTTTTATTGCTACTGGACTGTTCCTTAATATTATTTCAACACACATATCTGGAGACAAAATGGTGCTCAGAGATGAATGAGGCAAATGCCTCAGTCTTAGAGGACCATACTGTGAAGTGATGTGCAATGGGTTCTAGGATAGAAGTCAGTACAGAATCCTGAGGAGTCACAAAGGAGAGAGCTTTATCTTTATCTCTAGGAAAGGGATGTTAGAAAAGGTGAGAGATGATGATGGACCTGGTTCAGAGCATTTCTGGCTGAGGGAGCTGCAAGAACAAAGCCACAAAATCTGGCCAGACTGGGGGGTCCTGGGTGTGGCTGGAGCTTTGGCTTTGAAGAGTGAGATGAGAGGGAGGACATTGTCTGGAGAGGAGGTGGATCCAAGATACCAGCAGGGAGCATTTATTCTGTCAAACATGACTTTTAGAAAGgttattaaatggaaaaatcagaaaatacagagaagtaaaggcaaagaaatgaaatcaagtaTATTTTATCCCCACTGTTCAAATTCTGTACTGTCATTcacctgttgttttttttctccaggtgtatatacaaacataagtttttttcttaaactcaGTATGAGATCCCTTTGTATACActacttttgaattttttttctttttacttttgaattttcttcattctatttttataagcATCAGTAAAACCCTTCTGAAGCTTCATTTTGATAGGTATAGAGCATTATGCTATATTAATACATCATAATATACTGACCTTTAAAAGTATAGTTGCTTTTGCATTTtcagtattataaataatgcttctgtattataaataatgcttgaATATgctcttaattatttccttaggctaaattcctagaagtggaggTTCTGGCTCATAttgaatatgaattttaaaaggcCTGCCTCTTGGCACCCATGCTATTGTTCGTCAAAACCAGGATTTTCAAACTTTGCCAAATCATGGTTCATAAAGATTGGATTATTGatttaacttgcatttctttgAGGTTGAATGATGCTTTATGAGTTTAATTGGCCATTTATACTTACATTTTATGAGCTAAATGTTCATGCCTTTTGCCTAATGTCCTATTGGcatgtttctcttcctttataaATCCCAGTACATCTGTATAATATTGCTCATGGCATGATGTCAGGTATGAATGAAATGATAGCAGCCTGCTTTAGAAtatctctcatttctctctctagcCCGGAAATCACATGAAGCTGTGGGTAAAGATTCACCTGATTTACTGGAAACCCCTCTCAGCCCAAGAACCATGAGTAACCAGACACTAGTAACAGAATTTATCCTGCAGGGCTTTTCAGAGCACCCAGAATATCATGTGCTCTTATTCAGctgtttcctctccctctactctgtGGCTCTTATAGGTAATATCCTCATCATTTTGGCCATCACCTTCAACCCTGGGCTTCATAcccccatgtacttttttctgTTCAACTTGGCTACTATGGATATTATCTGCACCTCTTCCATCATGCCCAAAGCCCTGGAGGGTCTGATGTCAAAGGACCGCTCCATCTCTTACGGGGGCTGCATGGCCCAGCTCTATTTCCTCACATGGTCTGCATCCTCTGAGCTGCTGCTCCTCACGGTCATGGCCTATGACCGGTATGCAGCCATCTGCCACCCTCTGCATTACAGCACCACAATGAACAAGGCATTCTGCTATAAGCTGGCTACAGGTGTTTGGGTGCTCTGTGCCTTCAACACAGCCATCCACACAGGGCTGATGCTACAGTTAAATTTCTGTGGCCCCAATGTCATTACCCATTTTTTCTGTGAGGTCCctcctctgctgcttctctcctgTAGCTCCACCTATGTGAACAGCATCATGATTGTCCTGGCGGATGCATTTTATGGCATATTGAACTTCCTGATGACCATCATGTCATACGGCTTTATCATCTCTAGCATCCTCAAGATGCGGACTgcagaggggaagaagaaagccTTTTCCACTTGCTCCTCCCACCTCATTGTGGTGTGCATGTATTATACTGCTGTCTTCTATGCCTACATAAGCCCAGTCTCCAGCTATAGTGCAGAGAAGAGCAAGTTGGCTGGCGTACTGTATACTATGTTGAGCCCTACGCTCAACCCCCTCATCTATACTTTGAGAAACAAGGAGGTCAAGGCAGCCCTCAGGAAGCTTTTCACCTTCTCCAGAAATTAATTTCTGTCTTCTGAAGCTTTTTTTGGAGACTCCATGTTGAAATCCACAGTGGTTTCAGAGACTCTCCAATGAATAAGGTTTTGGAAACTACCACTAATGACTCAGTGTGGTTACTAATAGATTCTCTAATGGCTTGAAGAGCCATTATTGTTATTCATCTTGCTTTCTTGTAATcttgtaatttttatattttctacattttgtaatgatttaaaaaataaaaaacatttaaatgagcATTGAGTGATTAAAATCACATTACTCATTTGGTAAAACAAAGCTCATTTGATCTATATCCTTAGAAAATTCAgtttaagggacgcctgggtggctcagttgttaagtgtctgcctttggctcaggtcatgatcccagggtcctgggatcgagccccacatcgagcagcacattgggctccctgatcgacgggaagcctgcttctccctccctactcccctgcttgaattctctctctgatgtctgtctctgtcaaataaataaataaaatattttttctgattttaataatttttaattaacatataatgtattactagccccagtgtacaggtctgcgaatcgccaggtttacacatttcaccatagtacataccttccccaatgtccttaaccccaCCATGCTGTCCGCCCCCCCCACGCaatcctctgtttgttttgtgagattaagagtctcttgtgttttgtctccctcccgatcccatcttgtttcatttattcttttcttacccaccaaaccccccacattgcctctcgagttcctcatatcagggagatcatataataaaatctttttaaaaaattcagtttaagAATATAGCAGTATCCATGATggtgaatataaaaagaaaagacataaagaaTGTTGCATTCCAGGGTGTGGTGTGGATGTACAAAGATGAATGCAATGTGGAAGGAGCCCTCACTGGTTGAGGAGAAAATCTGGATTTGTATTCAGACTCTTTCAGAGCACTCAACTCACTTCAGCTATAGTTTCCTTCCAAGtgtaatgaggaaaataaacagCCCAGAGATGCTATCAAGACTGAACAAGAGAACTGAGACAATGCTGTCAAGTGCTGTCTAAGTGTAAGATTTTATTGTGGTGGGTTATTGCTGAGGACAGGAGCAGACCAGGAAGTCTGGATGTCACAGCCCCTCACCTCTGCCTGTCTCAGGGTGACGTTTGTGGTGGCTAGTTGGAAAGGGTTGGTAGGGGTTAAGATGCTCGGATCACAGAGGAAGAGGCTGCAGGGATGGCAGTGGATTCAGCTAATGCAGTGAGAAGCAGCATTAAGATGGGTAAATGAAAAGCCATTCTGGTGGCTTCTGACGTAGAGTGGATTCTGTTTATCTCAGGGAGCCTCAGGCTCATGAGTGAGACCAGCTCTGCTCAGGAAAGGCCAAATGGAGTTCCTGATAGATCATCCACATTTCCTTAGTGGATTCTCTCCCTGCTTCCTAAAGCCTTTTATATTTCAGGCCCCAAACTTTTTCCCCTGCTCTTCAAATGCAAACAGTCCATTTTAGTTTTCAGATCACTTTCTTACTTCTTTAGTGGAGTCCTGTGTCAGATTCTATCCCTCTGAGCACTATGTGAGTAACAGGTCCTTCTCTCTGTGACCTCTAGGTCCAGGTGAGCACCCCTCCCTGCCAGAGTACGGTCTTGCTTGGAGTTTATCTTCTCTAGATCATTCCTTTCTCTAGAACATCTCTAGATGCCTTCCTTTCCTTCAACAGACTTGATACATGACAATTTTTTTGGTGGCTCCTTTTTACAGCAGTAAATTTGCTTTTCTTAGTTGAGACAGAGATGCAGCTCTTGCTTCTCAGATGTTATCTCTTAAAATTAGTCCTTGTGATTTTGTGTAGACAAACTCATGATGCCACAGGCACCCAGCAGGCAGCATTTTCTATGAAGGGCTGATATGACTTCACATTATCAGTTCTTTGGCGAGCCACAGAAGCGAACTGTTAGAACTTCCAATTTACCCATTTCTCTGCTTTTTGTCTTTGATAGTGTCTACCAGTCAAGGGAGGCTCACCCTTTCTTCAGATGTTTCTCCAACCACAAGCCCTTACCCTTTTAGCCTCCCTGACTCAAGCAGATCTTCTATAAGTGTTCCACCAGATTAGTTCACCAGCACCAACAGCCATATTTTGATAAAGGGTCTGGATGATGGAGATAAGATACAGGCTGTGGTACATCCAGCTCTTCCATGGAgtctgctttatttattcatttatttttaaagattttatttattcatttgtcagagagagagagagataacaagcaggcagagcagcgggcagagagaggaggggggaagcaggctcgctgctcagcagagagcctgattcagggctcgatcccaggatcctgagatcatgacctgagtcaaaggcagaggttaaacccactgagccactcaggcacccctggaggcTGCTTTATGAACTGAAGTCTTAGCCACATTCCTGTCCTTTTGCTCCAGACAATGAGGTGCTTCTATTCTTGTATTTtatattgctttcctttttcttcagtttAGGATTGACCTTTGGGTACCACAATAGCAGAGTTTGTCAACTTTAACCTTGTTGATCATGGCAGGTGCCATCCTGTACATCATAGTAAATTTAGCGGCATCCTTGGCCTCTACCAACTAGGTGTCAGTAGAACCAATCCAGACAagaatgtctctagacattgcgaGATCTCCTTGGAGATGAGGAGAGAGCAAAATCACCTGTGGGTGAGAACCACTGAGCTCCAACCAACCAGTCTCTCTCACTTTTGGGATTTGTAGTCACTGGTGTGCCACTTCCACCACTGACTACTGCCTCTAGCCAAGGTAGCTTCTGTGTGTCCGGTCTGAGACTAAGtaatttatctttggttttccAGGAACACTGTAAGAGGCTAGGTGATACACCCGAGTTCTCCAACAAATGGGAGGTGGAGATAGGATTTCAGCTACAGCTCCATGAATCCAGAGCATATGCTCTTATCCACCAAAGCATATTAGAGCCTGTCATGGACTCCACCTTCTGCCACTGTCCACAGTTGGGAAAAGGGTCTTTGTTAACAAGCAGCAAAACTGCTGCAGCTCCTGTCCAACCAGTGCGTTTGGAAGAGCAATCTTTCTGAAAGTGTTTTGAAATGGACCAACTGGCTTCAGCAGAGGACACAGATTTAGATcctaataacttttttttcaggCATACTGAATTGGTGCAGTGATGTCTATCACTTAACAGAGATGAGAGACCTGAGCCATTTCCCCAGATGTGATTTCTCAGAGGCCCGTTTGGCAGGGGCAGGCACTTATTCCAGAGAAAGGGATGCATAAGATTACAGAAGCCCTGTCCCATTTAATTTCCCATTGCATGGAACAGATTCttatgttatctttttaaatttaatctaagATACTCCTTTCTCTTAGGAGATTGGAGGGGTTATTTCATCAAAGACAAGCAGAAAGTTATGTGGCCCACCTCGTCTGGGAACTACAGAGCCCAGAGGCAGGGCTAGTCCTTTGTTTTCCACAATGCACTGGAGTGATCCCAGTAGCCTCCTTAGATCCATCAGCTAGGCACCATATTTGTGTTATACTATGTTGACAGCTCAGCTGGAGAGTACACCTGGCATTCTCTTAGAAAAACATGAGATGAAGAGGGTTCTGTGCTTTTGAGGACACTGTTTTTCTTACATTGCCTTCATGTCAGATTTGAGGACCAAGTCATGATTAgttcttgctt includes these proteins:
- the LOC123955741 gene encoding LOW QUALITY PROTEIN: olfactory receptor 13A1 (The sequence of the model RefSeq protein was modified relative to this genomic sequence to represent the inferred CDS: inserted 1 base in 1 codon): MKLWVKIHLIYXETPLSPRTMSNQTLVTEFILQGFSEHPEYHVLLFSCFLSLYSVALIGNILIILAITFNPGLHTPMYFFLFNLATMDIICTSSIMPKALEGLMSKDRSISYGGCMAQLYFLTWSASSELLLLTVMAYDRYAAICHPLHYSTTMNKAFCYKLATGVWVLCAFNTAIHTGLMLQLNFCGPNVITHFFCEVPPLLLLSCSSTYVNSIMIVLADAFYGILNFLMTIMSYGFIISSILKMRTAEGKKKAFSTCSSHLIVVCMYYTAVFYAYISPVSSYSAEKSKLAGVLYTMLSPTLNPLIYTLRNKEVKAALRKLFTFSRN